Below is a window of Defluviimonas sp. SAOS-178_SWC DNA.
GGCCGCCGCCGATCATGCCCCAGCGCAGTGGCCGTTCAATCGTTCTTTCACCGTTGATCATGGTGTCTTGCTTTCTCAGATGCCGGTCAGGTCACTCGGCCGCAATCGCGGAGGCGGTGCCGTAAAGGGCAGGTTTCTCGATCATGCTGATGCTCTCGCGCGCGCCGCTGGCGACCGCGCGCAGCGCGGCGTCGCCGACCAGCGTTGCCGCATAACCGTCCCAGGTCGACGGACCCGTCGCCGTGCCTTGCCCCGCCGCCACGATCCATTCGCGGAACTCCTGGTCGTAGGCCTCGATGAAGCGCTCGCGCCAATCCTCGGGGATCGCCTGGCGAATGCCGTGGCGATCCGAGATCACCGTCGCCGGGCGATTGGGCAGCGCCGCCACGCCCGTCTCGCAGCTGACCTCGCCGCGGATGTCATAGCCGTAGGCGATGTTGACCGAGATCTCGACGTCGACGATTGCGCCTGAGGACATGTACAGCAGCACGATGGTAGGATCGCGCAGATCGCCCCCCCGGCTCGACCGGCGCGGGACGCGCACTTCGACCGCGGCCACTTCGTCGTCGAGCAGCCAGCGCGAGATATCCGCGTCATGCACCAGCGTGTCGTTAAGCGGCATGTCCGAGGTGTAGAGCCCTTCGGGCACCGACGCATTGCGGTGAGTGGAGTGATACATCAGCGGCGCACCGAGGCTGCCGCCGTCGATCACCGCCTTGAGCCGGCGATAATCGGCATCGAAACGCCGCATGAACCCGACCTGCACAAGGCGGCGGCCGAAGCCCACCTCGGCCTCGATCACGCGCTTGGCGGCGGCTTCCGAGGTGACGAGCGGCTTCTCGCAGAACACCGGCTTGCCCGCCGCGATACAGTCGAGCAGCTGTTCCTCATGCGCCGGCCCCCAGGAACAGATCACCACCGCCTCGACCTTGTCCGAGTGAATGAGGTCCTTCGGCGTGCGAAAAACCTGCGCGCCATTCGGAGCCGCCGCTTCGGCGCGGGCTTGGTCGATATCGGTGACGGCCGTGACCTGTGCCCCGGAAAGAACCTGGGTAAGGCGCCGGATATGATCGCACCCGATCATTCCGGTGCCGATGACGCCGATTTTCAGTGCCATTTCGAGACCCTCACTTGAAATGCTTGTCGATCAGGCGCTGCATCTCGCCGCGCATGAAGCGGCCGGACTCGTCGGCCTTTTCTTCCCAGGCGAAGACGCAGGCGGTCATGATCCCGTCGAAGCCGATCTCGGCCAGCGTGCGGTAGAAGTCGTCCCACGGCACCTCGCCCTGGCCGATGTTCAGGTGCTGGTGCACCCGCGCGGACGACCCCGGCGGGTTGATGATGTAGCGCAGGCCAGAACTGGCCTTGTGGTTGAACGTGTCGGCGATGTGGACATGGGCCAGCACGTCGGCGCACTCCTTCAGCATCGCGACGGTGTCGTCGCCGAAATAGAAGGTGTGCGGCGTGCAGTAGAGGAACTTGACCCGGGGGCTGTTCACCGTGCGGATCAGGTCGACCGAGGGCTGAAGCGTCTCGACCCAGTCCTCGGGATGCGGCTCGATATGCAAGGAGATGCCCTCGCGCTCGAGGATCGGCACCAGTTCGTCCATCGAGCGCCACCAGGCATCCTCGCAGGCCTCGATCATCGAGCCGGTGTGGCAACAGTAGCAGGTGCCCTTGTCGGGATGCGGGCCGCGGCCGAATTCCGAGTTCATCGTGTCGACTTCCATCTCGACCGCGATCTCGATGGCGCGCTTCCAGTGGCGCATGGCGGCCTTGCGCTCCTCCTCGTCGTTGGAGGCCCAGCGGTACATCGGCAGGAGCGTGGCAATGCCGACCCCGGCGTCCTTCAGCGCCTTCCTGAAGCTCCTGATCCGGTCGGGGAAGACGCGCGGCGCCTTGAACCATTCAAGGAAATCCCCGCGCGGGGAAAGTTCGATCCAGTCGTAGCCGAGGTCCTTTACCTTCGCAGGCAGGTCCTCGAGGCTGAGGTGGCGATGCATGTACGGGTCAAGCGCGATCTTCATGTCCGGTCCTCCGGGCTGTGGTGGTGAATGCCCGCGCCGGACGCGACCGGCGCAGGCGGGGAGGTAGGGTTATTCGGCGGGCTGGATCCGGGGCGCATGGCTCTCGTGGGTTTCCATGTAGCCCTCGATCGAGGCTTCGAGATCGGCCATGGTCTCGCCGCCCGCCATCAGGTCGGTGATTTCCTCGCGGGTCTTCTCGCCCTTGCGGAAATCGGCCGCGATCGCGCCCCGGATCAACACCGCGAAGTGGTCCCCCACGGTCATCGCGTGCATCACCTGGTGGGTGATGAAGATCACCGCGAGTCCGCGCTTCTTGGCCTCGTTCACGATCCGCAGCACATGCGCCGCCTGCTTGACGCCAAGCGCCGCGGTCGGTTCGTCGAGGATCAGCACGCGGGCGCCGAAATAGACCGCCCGCGCAATGGCGAGCGACTGGCGCTCCCCGCCCGACAGGCCGCCGACAAGGCGGTCGCCGTCGTCGATCCGGGTGATGCCCATCTTCTGGACTTCTTCCACGGCAATCCGGTTCGCCGTGTTGCGGTCGAAGACCTTGAACGGTCCCCAGCCCTTGGTCGGCTCCACGCCCATGAAGAAGTTGCGCCCGACCGACATCAGCGGATAGGTGCCGCCGAACTGGTGCACCGTGGCGATACCGCGGTCCTGCGCGTCGCGCGGCCCGGAAAAGCTCACCGGCTGGCCATCGACAAGGATCTCGCCGCGCGTCGGCGCGTGAACCCCCGCCAGCGTCTTGATCAGCGTCGACTTGCCGGCGCCGTTATCGCCCAGAAGGCAGAGCACTTCGCCTTCGCGCACCTTGAGCGAGATTTCGTGGAGAACGTCGATCGGGCCGAAGCTCTTGTCGACATTTCTCAGTTCGAGAACCACTTTCGCGTCGGACATGGTTTCAGCCTTTCTTCTTTCTGACGGCGCTCATCGCCTTTTTTCGGAAGGTTTCGTTCATTCCGACCGCGACAAGAAGCATGATGCCGATGATGAGGTTGGACCAATTGCGGTCGATGCTGGTGAAATCGATACCCTTGTTCACCACGGCGAAGGTGATCGTCCCAACGAACACGCCGGTGATCGACCCGAAGCCGCCGGTCAGGAGCACGCCCCCCACCACGACGCTCACGATGATGTTGAAGATGTCGCCCATCCCGCCCGACACCTGGGCCGAGTTGAACTGGATGGCGTTGCACATGCCGACGAAGGACGCCGCGGTCGCCGTTCCCACGAAGAGGCAGATGGTGATCCGGTCCACCGGGATGCCGGCATTGCGGGCGCTGACCTTGTCGCCGCCGATCGCGAAGATCCAGTTGCCGTACTTGGACTCGTGCATGACGAACCAGACCACGACGGCGAGGCCGATCCACCAGAGGATCACGACCTGATGGTTGCCGCCGAACATCAGGTCCCCGAAGAGCGTCTTGGCCCAGCCGGGCGCGCTCAGCGGAACCGACGCGGCCCCGGTCAGGAGCTTGGAGCCCGCCAGCACGATCCCCTGCATGGCGACAAGCGTGCCGAGCGTGACGATCAGCGAGGGAACCGTGGTGCGCGTGACGATGAAGCCGTTGAACAGGCCCACGATGAGGCCGATGGCCAGCGCGCCGAGAACACCGAAGATCATCGGCAGGCCGAAGTAGCCGGTGATGATGGCCGTCGTCATGGCGCCCGCCGGGATCATCGCCCCGATCGAGATGTCGATCTCGCCCGAGATCATCAGCAAGCCCACGAAGAGCGCCACGATGCCGATCCGCGCCGCATAGTTGACCCAGCTGGCCGCGCCCATCAGCTTGCCCAGATCGACGCCGCCAAGCACCACATAGAAGGCCAGCACGCCGACAAGGCTCAGAATGGAGGCTGCCGAGGGACGGCGAAGCATTCCTGCGATCATGTCCATGGTTCCGCCCTCACTTCTTCTTGCTTGCATAGGCCATCGCGAGGGCACGGAACGTGTCGTTCGACAGGACCGCCGCGAGCAGGAGCGCCCCGATGATGATGGAGCCGATATTGGGGTCGAGCGCGGCGAAGAAGATGCCCTGGTTGACGACCGCGAAGGTCATCGTGCCGAGCACGATCCCCACGATCGAGCCCGCCCCGCCGGTCAGCAGCACGCCGCCGATGACCACGCACATGATCGAGTTGAAGATGAAGGACTGCCCGCCCGCGACCTGCGCGCTCTGGTAGGTCATCAGTTGCGCGATGCCGACGAAGGCGGCGCAGAAGCCCGACAACATGAACAGCGCGATCTTGAGCCTGGCGGTCGGAACCCCCGCGTTGCGCGCACTCTCGGCATCGCCGCCGATCGCGAAGATCCAGTTGCCGACCGGCGAGACGTGCAGGACGTAGAAGAACAGCGCCACGAAGCCCAGCCACCAGAAGATCGACACGTTGAACATGCCGTTGATGAAGGTGCCCAGAAGCGACTTGGTGACCGGGTCGGGCACGTAGCTGAGGCTGGTGGAACCCTTGATCAGCACCGCGAAGCCGAGTGTGAGCCCCATCACGGCGAACATCACGCCGATCGTCACGATCAGCGAGGGGATCGCGGTGCGGGTGACCAGCAATCCGTTGGCCAGGCCGACCAGCACCCCGACGCCAAGACCGCCGAGGATACCGACCAGCGCCGGAAGCTCGTAGTGACCGCTCAGCAATGCCGCCGTCACCGAGGCCGCGGGCACCACCGCGCCCACCGACATGTCGAACTCGCCGGAAATCATCAGCAGACCGACCGGCAGCGCGATGATGCCGACCTCGGCCGCGATATTGAGCCAACTCGACCATCCGGGCGCGCCGACAAAGACGGCGCCGCCAAGGATTGCGAAGAAGAGGTAGACGACCACAAACCCGAGGAATGACCCCGTCTCCGGCCGTCGAACGAGACTGCCGAGCGAAAAGCTTGTCGCGCCGGCTTCCGATTGCATCGACATCTGTGCGGTTCCTGTTGCATCTGGTTTGCCGACCTCACGCCCGTCAATTCGGAGCAGGCCGTCCTGGAGGTGGCCGCCAGCGCGGGGCGCGCGGCCACCCTCGTTCTTCCGGGCGCGGGTTTGCGATCCGCGCCCGCGTGCCGGATCAGCGCGCGCCGGCCTTCACGCCCTCGATCACCTGCTCGACGTTGTTCATGTCGATGACGCCCGGACCCGTGAGGATCTCGCGGGTCGGGATGGTCACGCCGTAGGTGACGTAGTTGTTCAGGATCGACACGGCGAAGAAGCCCTGCTGGTAGCCTTGCTGGTCGATGGCGCAATCCTGCGTGCCCGCCTGGATATTGGCCAGGATCGAGTCGTTGAAGTTCATGCCGCAGACATGGACCTGACCCGCCTTGCCGGCCTGCTGGATGCCGCTGACGGTGGCGTTGGTGTCGCCGTCGCCGATGGCGAACATCGCGTCGATGTCGGGGTTCTGAAGCAGATGCGCGCGCACGGCCTGGGCCACGGCGGTCGCGTCGCCGAAGGCGGTCGCCGGAAGCTGGAGCGTCGATCCGGTGCCGCCGTTTTCCTTCAGCCCGTCGTTGAAGCCATTGCAGAAGGCCTCGATGTTGGCCGCGCCCGGCAGCGTGTTGACGCAGGCGCCGTTCTTGTGCCCGGCCTTCGCCAGATATTCGCCGCCCGCGAAGCCGGACTTGTAGTCCACCGCGCCGACATAGTTCATCGCGCCAAGACGGTCGGCCGCCTCGAGCCCGCCGGCATTGTAGATCACCAGCGGAATGCCGGCGTCGACGACCGCCTTGAAGGCCGGATCCATCGCTTCGGGCACCCAGTCCGGGCCGACAATGGCGTCTGCCCCCTGGTCGATCGCCTGGCGGATCAGTTCCGCGGCATCGGGGCCGAGATTGTCGTAGTTCTGCGGGCCAAGCCAGGTGACCGAGCCGCCCTGGGCCTGCGCCACGATGCCGGCATCCTCGGCGCCTTTCTTCACGCGCGACCAGAACGGATCGTCAGGTTTTCCGCCGATAACGTAGATGTCGGCCGCGATGACGGCGGATGCGGCGCAGGCCGCAGCAATGGCAGTCGCGGCCGTGGCCGCGAGCCGGGTGAATTTTGTCATGATGTCTCCTCCGGTGCCCCGCTCTCCTCCGCAGGGCTTCAGTGACGGAGAGGTTAGGGTGTGAAAGAGATTCTGGAAACAAGTAATGAATATTTTGATTGCGAAAATATCATTTTGTGTCATTCATTATGAAATACTCACGGAGCGAACATCATGAACCGTCCGACAATCGCCGATCTGGCCAGGGAGGCCGAAGTCTCTGTTTCGACGGTGAACCGGATCCTCTCCGGCACGGCGCGCGTCAAGCCGATGACCGTGCAAAGGGTGCAGGCCGCAGCCGAGAAGATCGGCTTCTACGGTCTTGGCGCGATCGAAGACCAGCTGCGAAAGAGCGCGCCGCATTACCGGCTCGGGTTTCTGCTCCAGCAATCCTCGCGCGAGCTCTACCAGCTCTTCGGGCGCAAGATCACCGAAGCCTGCCGCTCACGCCCGCTCGACGTCGTCGATCCGCTGATCGACTTCGTGGATCTGCTCACGCCCGACAACATCTCCCAACGCCTGCGCGCCTTGGGTCAAGCCTGCGATGCGGTCGCGATCATCGCGGCTGACCATCCGCAGATCGGCCATACCATCCGCGAACTCCACGAGATGGGCAAACCTGTCGTCGCCTATATCACCGACCAGTCGGCGCCCGAACGCGCGGGGTATGTCGGAACCGACAACTGGAAACTCGGGCGCACGGCCGCCTGGTTCATCTCGCAGATGACGCACGGGCCTGGGCGCGTGGCGGTTTTTCTGGGCAACCACCGCTACCAGTGCCAGGATGTCGCCGATGCCAGCTTCCGCTCCTATTTGCGCGAACACGCTCCGCATCTGGTTGTCGAGGACAGCCGGCCAACCCACGAGGAAACGGCAGAAGCCTATCGCATGGTCAGGGAACTGCTGCAGACGACCGACGACCTGACGGGCATCTTCATGGTCGGCGGCGGAATTTCCGGCGTCCTGCGGGCATTACGCGAGGTGCCGGAAGAACGCCGGGCGGGTATCAAGCTGATCTGCCGCGATATCGGCCCAGAGACGCGCAAGGGCCTGTCGGAGGGATTGATCACCGCCGCGCTTTGTCACCCGCCAGAGGCGACCCCGGCGGCGCTTGTTCAATCCATGATCGACGCGGTTGAACAGGGCACAAGCATGACGCCGGTGCAAAGAGCGATCCCGTTCGAAATCGTCACCCCGGAGAATGTCTAGGGCGAGCCCGGCCCTAGTTCACCAA
It encodes the following:
- a CDS encoding LacI family DNA-binding transcriptional regulator; this encodes MNRPTIADLAREAEVSVSTVNRILSGTARVKPMTVQRVQAAAEKIGFYGLGAIEDQLRKSAPHYRLGFLLQQSSRELYQLFGRKITEACRSRPLDVVDPLIDFVDLLTPDNISQRLRALGQACDAVAIIAADHPQIGHTIRELHEMGKPVVAYITDQSAPERAGYVGTDNWKLGRTAAWFISQMTHGPGRVAVFLGNHRYQCQDVADASFRSYLREHAPHLVVEDSRPTHEETAEAYRMVRELLQTTDDLTGIFMVGGGISGVLRALREVPEERRAGIKLICRDIGPETRKGLSEGLITAALCHPPEATPAALVQSMIDAVEQGTSMTPVQRAIPFEIVTPENV
- a CDS encoding sugar ABC transporter substrate-binding protein, with amino-acid sequence MTKFTRLAATAATAIAAACAASAVIAADIYVIGGKPDDPFWSRVKKGAEDAGIVAQAQGGSVTWLGPQNYDNLGPDAAELIRQAIDQGADAIVGPDWVPEAMDPAFKAVVDAGIPLVIYNAGGLEAADRLGAMNYVGAVDYKSGFAGGEYLAKAGHKNGACVNTLPGAANIEAFCNGFNDGLKENGGTGSTLQLPATAFGDATAVAQAVRAHLLQNPDIDAMFAIGDGDTNATVSGIQQAGKAGQVHVCGMNFNDSILANIQAGTQDCAIDQQGYQQGFFAVSILNNYVTYGVTIPTREILTGPGVIDMNNVEQVIEGVKAGAR
- a CDS encoding sugar phosphate isomerase/epimerase family protein → MKIALDPYMHRHLSLEDLPAKVKDLGYDWIELSPRGDFLEWFKAPRVFPDRIRSFRKALKDAGVGIATLLPMYRWASNDEEERKAAMRHWKRAIEIAVEMEVDTMNSEFGRGPHPDKGTCYCCHTGSMIEACEDAWWRSMDELVPILEREGISLHIEPHPEDWVETLQPSVDLIRTVNSPRVKFLYCTPHTFYFGDDTVAMLKECADVLAHVHIADTFNHKASSGLRYIINPPGSSARVHQHLNIGQGEVPWDDFYRTLAEIGFDGIMTACVFAWEEKADESGRFMRGEMQRLIDKHFK
- a CDS encoding ABC transporter permease, producing the protein MSMQSEAGATSFSLGSLVRRPETGSFLGFVVVYLFFAILGGAVFVGAPGWSSWLNIAAEVGIIALPVGLLMISGEFDMSVGAVVPAASVTAALLSGHYELPALVGILGGLGVGVLVGLANGLLVTRTAIPSLIVTIGVMFAVMGLTLGFAVLIKGSTSLSYVPDPVTKSLLGTFINGMFNVSIFWWLGFVALFFYVLHVSPVGNWIFAIGGDAESARNAGVPTARLKIALFMLSGFCAAFVGIAQLMTYQSAQVAGGQSFIFNSIMCVVIGGVLLTGGAGSIVGIVLGTMTFAVVNQGIFFAALDPNIGSIIIGALLLAAVLSNDTFRALAMAYASKKK
- a CDS encoding ABC transporter permease, producing the protein MDMIAGMLRRPSAASILSLVGVLAFYVVLGGVDLGKLMGAASWVNYAARIGIVALFVGLLMISGEIDISIGAMIPAGAMTTAIITGYFGLPMIFGVLGALAIGLIVGLFNGFIVTRTTVPSLIVTLGTLVAMQGIVLAGSKLLTGAASVPLSAPGWAKTLFGDLMFGGNHQVVILWWIGLAVVVWFVMHESKYGNWIFAIGGDKVSARNAGIPVDRITICLFVGTATAASFVGMCNAIQFNSAQVSGGMGDIFNIIVSVVVGGVLLTGGFGSITGVFVGTITFAVVNKGIDFTSIDRNWSNLIIGIMLLVAVGMNETFRKKAMSAVRKKKG
- a CDS encoding ATP-binding cassette domain-containing protein, whose amino-acid sequence is MSDAKVVLELRNVDKSFGPIDVLHEISLKVREGEVLCLLGDNGAGKSTLIKTLAGVHAPTRGEILVDGQPVSFSGPRDAQDRGIATVHQFGGTYPLMSVGRNFFMGVEPTKGWGPFKVFDRNTANRIAVEEVQKMGITRIDDGDRLVGGLSGGERQSLAIARAVYFGARVLILDEPTAALGVKQAAHVLRIVNEAKKRGLAVIFITHQVMHAMTVGDHFAVLIRGAIAADFRKGEKTREEITDLMAGGETMADLEASIEGYMETHESHAPRIQPAE
- a CDS encoding Gfo/Idh/MocA family oxidoreductase, encoding MALKIGVIGTGMIGCDHIRRLTQVLSGAQVTAVTDIDQARAEAAAPNGAQVFRTPKDLIHSDKVEAVVICSWGPAHEEQLLDCIAAGKPVFCEKPLVTSEAAAKRVIEAEVGFGRRLVQVGFMRRFDADYRRLKAVIDGGSLGAPLMYHSTHRNASVPEGLYTSDMPLNDTLVHDADISRWLLDDEVAAVEVRVPRRSSRGGDLRDPTIVLLYMSSGAIVDVEISVNIAYGYDIRGEVSCETGVAALPNRPATVISDRHGIRQAIPEDWRERFIEAYDQEFREWIVAAGQGTATGPSTWDGYAATLVGDAALRAVASGARESISMIEKPALYGTASAIAAE